The Arvicanthis niloticus isolate mArvNil1 chromosome 19, mArvNil1.pat.X, whole genome shotgun sequence sequence ACCTTCAATTTTGGCCACAGGTGTGAAAATCACAAATGTCGTCAAGTGATGGAAGGTCCAGGATTCGGGACCGGGGCTATAGTGAGGTTCCAAGGGACACGCCTTGTCCAGATGGTACCATAAGAACCCTCCAGTCTCTTCGCAGCAGTGAGCTGGCTGTGAGCGCagatcctctgcctcctccccctctcccattACAGCCACCATTCGGCCCCAGCTTCTACTCAAGTGACACAGAGGAACCTGCTGTGGCACCAGACCTCAAGCCGGTGAGACGTTTTGTTCCCGACTCCTGGAAGAACTTcttcagagggaagagaaaggaccCAAAATGGGATAAGCCGGTGTCAGATATCAGATACATCTCCGATGGCGTGGAGTGCTCACCTCCAGCCTCTCCAGCAAGAACAAACCACCACCCACCCAGCTCTTACAAAGATCCTTCCAGAGGGTCGCAAGGCACCTTTAATTCCCAGCAAGAGGCAGATGCCATGTTTCCCCACGACCCTTATGCATCCTTAGAGCGGCGCACACAGACGGCGCGGACATACAGTGAGAAGGTAGAGGAATACAATCTGCGGTACGCCTACATGAAGTCGTGGGCAGGCCTGCTGAGAATTCTGGGTGTGGTGGAACTGCTTCTGGGGGCTGGCGTCTTTGCGTGTGTCACAGCTTACATCCACAAGGACAATGAATGGTACAACTTGTTTGGCTATACACAGTCGTATGGCATGGGAGGTCTGGGCAGCCTCGGCAATACGTATGGGGGTTATTACTATAGTGGCCCCAAGACCCCTTTTGTACTCGTGGTGGCTGGATTGGCTTGGATTGCCACTATCATTATTCTGGTGCTTGGCATGTCCATGTATTACCGCACCATTCTTTTGGACTCTAACTGGTGGCCCCTGACTGAGTTTGGGGTTAACGTTGCGTTGTTTATCCTGTACATGGCTGCAGCCATAGTCTATGTGAACGATACCAACCGAGGTGGACTCTGCTACTACCCGTTATTTAATACGCCAATGAATGCGATGTTCTGCCGGGTAGAAGGAGGTCAGATAGCTGCAATGATCTTCCTGTTTGTCACCATGATAGTTTATCTCGTCAGCGCCCTGGTCTGCTTAAAGCTGTGGAGACACGAAGCAGCTCGGAAACATCGGGAGTTCATGGAGCAGCAGGAGGTACGGGGCTTCTCAAtacctttgttttgctttgctttccttttctaTGCATCTAAAAAATACATCATCCTCAAAGCTTTGTCAGAGTCATTCTATATCTGTATTTAAATGAGCTGAATTTCAGAAGGCCTTTCTCAATTCTCAGTGACTCACTTTGAAATAAGCCACTCTGCTGGTCTGCCTGGCTTTGCAGAGACACCACGCTTGTTAACTAAGTGCGTTGTGGTGGCTGACTGATGCAGAGAAGGACATGGCCACTGAGTTTTCGTGAATGATAGtaacataaattatataatatatcttatgtatatacaatatatacaatacataaaaacacaaataacataGATTAAGTGTCTCATCATCAAAGCAAGTTCAGGAACAGCTTTGATTCTTTCCTAAGATAAAATCCCATGAAATATTTCACTTATAGGAGGGACATATGCATTTAagtactacattttatttttttcttctttaaataatgCTAAGTAAGACTATGGAGCTGGATGGCTTAGTCAAGTGTGAGAACCTGAGTAATAAGTCATTAGGTCTCTTTAAGAAGTAAAAAAGTTGGCATGCACCTGtactcccagtgctgggagaTACAAggtggagagacaggaggatgccctgAAGCTAGCCAGTGGAGCCCCtgcccccccaaacaaaaaatagaagacACCTGAGAATTAACACCctaggttgccctctgacctccacatgtataaTGTGGAGGCTTACGAACCAACAtcaacagatgcagacacacgtacacacgtacaAAGGAGTTTGGCTAATGGgaatagtggctcacacctgtaacctcTGCCCTTGGGAAGATGAAGCAGGaaaatcatgagttcaagtccagcctgggccatgtagtttgaggccagcctgggatacctgtctcaaaaagcaaaaccagaaagaatgTGGTGACTGTGTTTGCATTAAACCCAAACATCAAGTGACTGAGTCATGGTGAGCATGAAGCTTGCCGGGCTCTGACGGTTCATCATCGTTTTGGAGAGGTGTAAAttccaaaataagaaaatactgcagccgggcgtggtggcgcacgcctttaatcccagcacttgggaggcagaggcaggcggatttctgagttcgaggccagcctggtctacagagtgagctccaggacagccagggctacacagagaaaccctgtctcgaaaaaccaaaaaaaaaaaaagaaaatactgcatTTGTTTCTCCTTCTTGGATTTTGCTAGCTGAAAATAACAGTGAAAATAATAAGCAATGAGAATAATATAGAGGAAAAATGATAGTAAGACCTAAACATTACCATTATGTAAACACTAATCATGTAAAAATTCCCATGTAAAATGATATATGAGTTTGACAGTAGTGAACATTAGGCATGCTGCACTGCTTTCAGTACGCTCTGATATGTTAATATTTCACTACCTTCCAGTAGGTTCACTAGGACCTCCCATTCCACCGTAGCCCAGCTGTAGTGTGCATTGTTTGCACTGTGTAGCCTCCGAAGGCCTAGAGTTCACTATGTGGAGCAGGACCTCATCGAGAGccccctgccccgcccctgcTGGAATGATGGTTGTGCTTCACCACGCCTGGCCCTGCAGATGGTTTTTTATAACAATGTGTTAATCAAGAAACGTCTCATGTTCTAGTGAGAATCATGCTCTATTGTCACAAGATACATTTGTCTTTCTAGAATTCTACCTATATATACTCAAGTTACTTCTAAAAAATGTACCTCAGCACTGCAGGCATATTTCATAAATCTAAGTCTATGCAGAAACTGAAGAATCTTAAGTTGTTTTCTCttcgttttggtttttgagaaaagattttgctgtgtaaccctggctggcctgatacttggccttgaatttatatgATCCTTTTGCCTCGGCCTTTGAAATTTTGctgttacaggtgtgtgctgccattcTTACTAAGAATTTTAAATTCTAATACCTGAGATCCAAAATAGAGAGACGTTTACTATTCTTCATAATGTTCATGCtagtttaataataatttttaattatttaaatgtcAAAGGTCTACTACAGTAACATGATTGTAATTATTAGCCTATAATACTGTTCTCTGGTTCCTGCTGTCCTTTGGTTCCCCACTGGTCCAGAGAAGTATGGGCAAACGAGTGTGGAGCACAAACATCAGGAGAGGATGGACCTCTGGGAACTGCAATTGGGCTTGAGTGCAAATGGATGGAAACCTTTGCAAAGTAGCTTCTagttttacttatatgtatgtgtgttgtctgtgtatataatgcatacttgtgtgtgtacttctgtgtgcagtgcccaaagtggccagaagagggcataggctCTTCTGATGTGGATGTTACAGGCAGTTGTCTACAAAAGCAGTTAAGTACTGCAGACTGCCGAGCCACCTCCTCAGCTCCGGGAAGTCATTTTAACTCTTCTGTTGTTATTCCAGATAAATGACCCGTCGTTGCCATCAAAAAGGAGAATGGTAAGAGCACTATTAACTTATGCTGTCTCTGCAGATTTGCTAAACACTTATTTGATAATAGAACCAtccatgtgtgtgagcatgattTTGAGCTTGGATGAGGgctttcagctttttttttttatattgctattttatgtacattggcatttttgcctgcaagtatgtctgtgtgaggatgtcatgtcccctggagcaggagttctagagctgttgtgagctgccttgtgggtgctaaaacttgaaccccagtcctctgtctgaaagaacaaccaatgctcttaaccactgagccatctccccagctctgactTTCAGGTTTTTTCCAGTACTAAAAGGACCCAATTAGGCAGTCTTCCCTAGAACCCCTTTCACTTTCTTatgtggatttctttttttttgtttgtttgtttgcttggttttttttgttgttgttattgtttttgttttgttttgttttcccgagacagggtttctccgtgtagccctggctgtcctggaactcactctgtagaccaggctggcctcgaactcagaaatccgcctgcctctgcctcccaagtgctgggagtgaaTTTCTTTTGTAAGTGAACACCGTTGGTCTTCCTCGGATGCTTGTTTATTTGAGATAagttcttgctgtgtagcccaggttggcctttaaTGCACGttgctcctgcttctgcctcctgtacAGAACTTTGGGCTTACTAACAATGCCTGGCTAATTTTCTTCAGTGGAAGTCATTCTTCCTGAGGCTGGGTGGGCTGTGGCTCAGTTAGTACAGTGCTTGTTGGCATGTACAAACCCCTGGATTCCCTTCATACACAAACTGGGTGTGGCAGCTGgtggctataatcccagcatgtggaagGTAAAAGCCAGAgaatccaaagttcaaggtcatcatcttaattagagtttctattgctgagattagacaccatgaccatcagcaagctggggagggaagggtttgtttCACTTGCACATCCACATCGCAGCCACCATTGAAGGAAGAGGTCAGAGCAGaaacttaaatgtgtgtgtgcatgcgcgcacacacacacacaccatttcacATGGGAGATAAATTTTATAAATGGTAACACTCATTAACAGATAATATCAAAATCTAGAATCAAAATTATGCAGAATGCTAACATTTGGAAGTATGTTCAAAATATCCTCAAGTAGTCGATGGTCAGTGGTAagagtggtagagtgcttgcctgcctaatgtgtgtgaagccctgggttcagtccccatgAATGAAATCCATCCATTCACGTATCAGTCCTTGTCAGTCATCTCTGGCTTAAGTCATCTCTGTTTTAAGGGGTCCACTTTGCAACTGCTTATTTCTCAGTACTGGGCTGGATAGGGCCATCTTACTGGGCAGTGCTGTAGTGGTAGCAGTCATGCTTGCCCAGGGTAGGATGTATGGGTTCCTGGTAACTCCCCCTGAGGCAGTGAGATTTACCAATAAAATTCATGTGGAGTAGAGTCAATCTAAGAAGCCAGGAAGATGCTGGAGAAAGTGGCCCTCAGTGACCGATAACTGGTGACTGGCAGTCAGCTTTCCTGCTTGATGGAGCATACAGGTGGGGCAGTGCTAGTAAGATTTACTAGCGAGCTCTAGGGCACCTCTGTTAGACTGACCAGACAGCATGTCCAGGCTGTACTTCCAGGTCCTTTATTTTGAGAGGTCCTGGAATATGAATAATGGTAGAATATAAACTGCCCAATCTTTTTCTGTTCCTTctccaccccccatcccccacccccaacacacagggtttctctgtgtatcctggctgtcttggaacactgcctgcctctacctcccaagtgctaggactaaaggtgtatgcCTCCATGCCCGACCGAAATGCCCATCCTTACATTGGAAATTACTTGATCTCCAGTTTTCCTGACACCTTCTAAAATACAGAAGCTGAAGCCAAAACACACCCTTTTAAAGGCCTCTCCCTGGAGATGGATCACTGTAGAAAAAGCTTAGGTATATTCTAAGAGAGACTCCCATTAATTAATTGAACTTAACCAATGAGAAACCTGATGGAAAGTTCTAGAACGCCAGCTTTTTGTGGTATGGTTTGGCAGAGTGGCTCGGGAGAGACTGTGATACATTGAGAAGTAAACTATACAATTACACTGCTCCGAATCATGACATCAGTGCAGTTGCCTTCTTGCCTTTGATCCTGTGGAAATTACTTGTCTTTTCTGAGCTTGCATTTCTTGTCCATCAACTGAGCTGTATCGTAGGCTGAACCTTATGTTCCTATTATGTTTCTATCTTATAATTTTtgaatcatgatttttttttttttgacaatatGATTTTTTAGAAGCAGGAgcaggtactttttttttttttttggagatgggGTTTCACtactgtatatccctggctggccttgaactctcagagatcaaCTTGTCCCTGCCtccttaatgctgggattaaaagtgtacaccatCACAACtgactaaattttttttaaaagatgttttatgtgatgagtgttttgcctgcatatttatctgtgttccacatgcatgcatacatgctcaTGGGTGACAGAAAAGggggtcagatcccctagagctggagttagagacagttgtgaacggccatgtgggtgctgggaatggaagctGCGTTCTCTGAaaaggcagtcagtgctcttaacttccgggccatctctccagcctcaagatttatttttatgtgtgtttgtgggggcaCACGCATGCCTGTGCCATGTGTTTGAGAGTTCTCTCTGTGGCCTTGAGGGGTGTCAGATCTTGGGGAAGAGGAGTGGCAGGTGGTGGCGGCCcccttacatgggtgctgggaactggatccAGCTCCTCTGCGGGAACAAGATGAGCTCTTCTACACtaagcaatctctctagccctgagataatttttttttttttaacaaaatgatatatagacataaaataaGATCAGTTATAGCAATAAATTCTAATAAAGGCATACCTCTGGgcaggttttttaaaaaagatttatttatttattttatttatatgagtacattgtagctgtcttcagacataccagaagaaggcatcagatcccattacagatggttgtgagccaccatgtggccgctgggaattgaactcaggacctccggaagagcagtcagtgaagtgctcttaaccactgagccatctctccagcccaggttttttctgtgtgtgtgtgtttggttttgttttttaattgggcaGATTAATTTCCCTGAGATTATATTCCATAAGCAGTGCAAATGTTCATTAAGCCCGGGGTTCTCAAACTTGATTATGCAAACACATCAGCTAGCTAGCGTATTGAAATGGGCCTTCTTGGGCCTGGATGGCTCATTCACTGCTTttcctgaggacttgagtttggtccgAGGAACTgcaaggtagaaggaaagaactgactcctgcaagttgtggTGCGTGTGCCCCTCCACCCTAAATAAGccaatggaattttaaaaatgtaagggCGTTTACATTTAGCAGGCCTGTACTAGGCCATAAGCATCTTCGTATCTAACAGCTGAGCCGGTAGGAATCAGAATCCTATCTGGGAATTGAGGATGCTTGGGTGGCTTTGGGTCAGGCCTGTGTGTACACTCAGGGAACGTCAGAACTTGCACAGACATGCACTAGGCACAGGTTAGTTCTCTGTGCTTCTAATCCACAGGAAGTCCACCTAGCCCACTTTGAGTTTGAAAAGCATAGTAAATTCCGTAGTGCCACTTATCTGTCTCCATGTTTAATTCCTTTGTCTTGGATCAAACAGAGTATTTCAGTATTTGTTTCAGATAAACTCCAGAACAAGttaagagacaggaaagaggccATGTTAAACCTTGGCTCTGtggcctttctgtctttttcatatGTGCTTGTAACCAGGAAAGTGTGGCTTGTCCCACAGCTGGAGCCCAACCCCACGCTGTCTTAAAGCTTTCTTCCCATATTAACAGAGAAGTAGCTCTGAGCAAGTAATGAGAATGATTGGTGCTTGAGGCAGGCACGGTGGCTCAAACCTGTAATTCcatattcaggaggctgaagcaagaggattgtcGTGAGTTCGGGGTCATTCcaggttacacagtgagttccagaccagacagagtgaaaccctgtctctaaaacaaggaaacaaataacATGAGTAGTATTtgccagattctttttttttttaacctagaaatgtaattaattatgGACTTTACCATCCAGTGTGTCTGCCTGGGCCTTTGACCAGGACATGGGTACTATTTGCCTAAGGGCTGTTGGGAAGCTCCAGAACATTCCATGCTGGAGAGCCTTTCTGAGCAGGTACACCAAAGACTGTCAGGTAGTTCAGTGCTAAAGAGGCACCATGAAATCAAAATCCAACTATCCAATCAGAATACTTCCTCTAAGCCAGGTGGTGATGGCGttcacctctaattccagcactaaggaagTAGAGCCAGGTGGAGCTCTGAGGTCTAGGAtgatcagggctacacagagcaacggtatcttgaaaaacagaaaacaaacaagcaaacaagcaaaaaaaaaaaaaaaaaaatctccaaacaaTCACACCCCACCCCAAACAATCACACCCCACCCCAAACAATCACACCCCACCCCAAACCAAACTTCCTCTACTGTTTAATCCCTGGAATCGTGTTCAGGGTTGAGGTATGAGGAACAACATGCTTATATCAGAAAGCACAGCAGAATAACTGTGGTCCTTAACAACCGAATTCCCCAagtgtctcagttacttttcaaTTGCTGGGATAAACActtgtgaccatggcaacttgtaaagaaaaaatttaactcTCCACaagagagttagagtccatgatagCTGAGCAAAGGCCTggcaggaagcagaaggcagagagaaagaaactctgGGAATGACATGGGCacttgaagcctcaaagcccacccccagtgacacacctcctctagcaaagccacacctcctcatccttcccagGCAGTGCCAtcaaactggggaccaagtattcaaacacatgaaccgtGGGGCCATCCAGACATCCGTCTCTGCTTCCTTATTCTGCCTCCACTTGGGTTTTCTTGCCTTGCTAACTAGCTGTGATGTGATCTCCTCCCTCTAGCTTGGCCTGGAGCTTCTCCTTTCCAGATCCCTTTCTCTGGGCTAGTTAACAACCCCCACTAACCAGGCCTATGCTC is a genomic window containing:
- the Marveld2 gene encoding MARVEL domain-containing protein 2, which gives rise to MSSSDGRSRIRDRGYSEVPRDTPCPDGTIRTLQSLRSSELAVSADPLPPPPLPLQPPFGPSFYSSDTEEPAVAPDLKPVRRFVPDSWKNFFRGKRKDPKWDKPVSDIRYISDGVECSPPASPARTNHHPPSSYKDPSRGSQGTFNSQQEADAMFPHDPYASLERRTQTARTYSEKVEEYNLRYAYMKSWAGLLRILGVVELLLGAGVFACVTAYIHKDNEWYNLFGYTQSYGMGGLGSLGNTYGGYYYSGPKTPFVLVVAGLAWIATIIILVLGMSMYYRTILLDSNWWPLTEFGVNVALFILYMAAAIVYVNDTNRGGLCYYPLFNTPMNAMFCRVEGGQIAAMIFLFVTMIVYLVSALVCLKLWRHEAARKHREFMEQQEINDPSLPSKRRMCEVATSDRQRDQEVNFKESRTTTKMTPELLSGHIPPGHIPKPIVMPDYVAKYPVIQTDDDRERYKAVFQDQFSEYKELSSEVQAILRKFDDLDAVMSRLPHHSENRQEHERISRIHEEFRKKKNDPSFLEKKERCDYLKNKLSHIKQRIQEYDKVMNWDTQGYS